The Paracholeplasma brassicae genome contains a region encoding:
- a CDS encoding cation-translocating P-type ATPase — MYYNQTKEHVLNEVKSNEKTGLSTDEARDRLERDGKNELVSVKNKSIICLFFEQLNDVLIYVLLGAAILTLIASEYADTIIIVLVVLINAAIGVFQEHKAEKAVEALKNMSTPKALVKRDGAVIEIDSKEVCVGDIVILDAGRFVPADIRLIESSNLQIEESALTGESVASEKDAFWVSTDEKTPLGDQINMAFQSTLVTYGRGVGVVISTGMKTEMGKIASILQETTNELTPLQKRLEELGKVLGIIALTVCVIIFGLGLFQGNDPMEMFVTAISLAVAAIPEGLAAIVAIVLALGVTRMSKKNAIVKKLPAVETLGSVNVICSDKTGTLTQNKMTVTTFYTYGKKRQSVSDDLISEDEKFMQQAFILSSDASIKDNQPIGDPTEVALVELGKAYQMEKETLEQQMPRVAEFPFDSTRKRMSTIVETNNQYHVYTKGAVDQLLAICDYVLLDGKKIQLTKEVKDEVLEMTLSLSNEALRVLGVAYKETNEILTNEEMEQHLVFIGLVGMIDPPRLEVKDSIKLAKQAGIKVVMITGDHKNTAFAIAKELGIAESLEQCMTGQEFDLLTEEERVQKVNQLSVFARVSPNNKVEIVKAFKANDNIVSMTGDGVNDAPSLKAADIGVAMGITGTDVSKGASDMILTDDNFSTIVEAIEEGRNIYNNIKKAVIFLLSCNLGEIVAIFLAVLLGWPVPLLATQILWINLITDTLPAISLGIDPGDKGVMLEKPRSKKESFFAHGATSRAVTGGLLIGITTLVAFVIGLLEQGVSFANISSVKHGDEAFIYASTMAFVVLAVSQLFYSFTMRNEKKSILQVGIFSNTKLVGSLVIGVLLQLIVIGVPFLQNAFGVTMLEFADFIYVFTLALIPVLINELLKLVTYLKTKK; from the coding sequence ATTATTATTGTCTTAGTGGTTCTGATTAACGCAGCCATTGGTGTGTTTCAAGAACACAAAGCTGAAAAAGCGGTTGAAGCACTTAAAAACATGAGTACGCCAAAAGCGTTAGTCAAAAGAGATGGTGCTGTTATTGAAATTGATTCAAAAGAGGTTTGTGTGGGTGATATTGTCATTTTGGATGCCGGTCGCTTTGTGCCTGCAGACATCAGGTTAATTGAATCTTCTAATCTACAAATTGAAGAAAGCGCGCTAACCGGTGAGTCAGTTGCCTCTGAGAAAGACGCATTTTGGGTTTCAACAGACGAGAAAACACCGCTTGGTGATCAAATTAACATGGCGTTTCAATCGACACTGGTCACTTATGGTCGTGGCGTTGGGGTGGTCATATCAACTGGTATGAAAACTGAAATGGGTAAGATTGCCTCAATACTTCAAGAAACAACCAACGAACTGACACCACTTCAAAAGAGACTTGAGGAACTTGGTAAGGTACTAGGGATCATCGCACTGACGGTCTGTGTGATTATTTTTGGTTTAGGTTTATTCCAAGGCAATGACCCAATGGAAATGTTTGTTACAGCCATTAGCTTGGCCGTAGCGGCAATCCCTGAAGGTTTAGCTGCAATCGTCGCGATTGTTCTTGCACTTGGTGTCACACGTATGTCAAAAAAGAATGCGATCGTTAAGAAATTACCAGCGGTAGAAACACTTGGTTCAGTTAACGTCATTTGTTCTGATAAAACAGGAACTTTAACACAAAATAAAATGACCGTGACAACGTTTTATACGTATGGGAAAAAGCGACAAAGTGTTTCTGATGATCTAATCTCAGAAGACGAGAAATTCATGCAACAGGCTTTTATCCTTTCAAGTGATGCCTCGATTAAGGACAATCAACCAATAGGTGATCCAACAGAGGTTGCCTTAGTTGAACTAGGTAAAGCCTATCAAATGGAAAAAGAGACACTAGAACAACAAATGCCACGTGTGGCTGAGTTCCCATTTGACTCTACTAGAAAACGCATGTCTACCATCGTAGAGACGAACAATCAATATCACGTGTATACCAAAGGGGCAGTTGATCAACTCTTGGCTATATGTGATTATGTCTTGTTAGATGGGAAAAAAATTCAATTAACAAAGGAAGTTAAAGACGAAGTGCTTGAAATGACCTTAAGCTTAAGTAACGAAGCACTAAGAGTACTAGGTGTAGCCTATAAAGAGACTAATGAGATATTAACAAACGAAGAAATGGAACAACACTTAGTCTTTATTGGGCTTGTTGGGATGATTGATCCCCCACGACTAGAAGTGAAAGATTCAATCAAACTAGCGAAGCAAGCAGGTATCAAAGTTGTCATGATTACTGGTGACCATAAGAATACGGCGTTTGCAATTGCTAAAGAACTTGGTATCGCAGAAAGTTTAGAACAATGCATGACAGGACAAGAATTTGATTTATTGACCGAAGAAGAACGAGTTCAAAAAGTCAATCAATTGTCGGTGTTTGCAAGGGTGTCACCAAATAATAAAGTAGAGATTGTAAAAGCATTTAAAGCCAATGATAACATTGTGTCAATGACAGGTGATGGCGTGAATGACGCACCATCATTAAAAGCAGCAGACATTGGGGTTGCGATGGGAATCACAGGAACCGATGTATCAAAAGGTGCTTCTGATATGATTTTAACGGATGATAATTTTTCAACCATTGTTGAGGCAATTGAAGAAGGCCGAAATATCTACAATAACATCAAAAAAGCCGTTATTTTCTTGCTCAGCTGTAATTTAGGTGAAATTGTTGCGATATTTCTTGCAGTCCTTCTTGGCTGGCCAGTGCCGTTATTAGCAACCCAAATTTTATGGATTAACTTAATCACAGACACATTACCGGCGATTTCACTAGGGATTGATCCAGGTGATAAAGGTGTTATGCTTGAAAAACCACGTTCAAAGAAAGAATCATTCTTTGCACATGGTGCAACTTCTAGAGCAGTCACAGGTGGTCTATTGATCGGTATAACGACGCTTGTGGCGTTTGTTATTGGTCTTTTAGAACAAGGCGTATCGTTTGCAAATATTTCATCAGTTAAACATGGTGATGAAGCCTTCATCTACGCATCAACTATGGCCTTTGTTGTCTTAGCCGTTAGCCAGTTATTCTATTCATTTACGATGAGAAATGAGAAAAAGTCGATTCTTCAGGTGGGTATATTTTCAAATACCAAACTCGTTGGTTCACTCGTCATAGGTGTACTGCTACAGTTAATCGTTATTGGCGTACCATTCTTACAAAACGCATTTGGGGTTACGATGCTTGAATTTGCGGATTTCATCTATGTATTTACATTAGCGTTAATACCCGTGCTCATCAATGAATTATTGAAGTTGGTGACTTATCTTAAAACAAAGAAATAA
- the yidD gene encoding membrane protein insertion efficiency factor YidD: MEKRSIRMIKWYQKNISANTPPRCRHTPTCSTYAIGCYERFNFVKATYLTSKRVLTCNPLFKPKYDPVPEKKTKVPRAK; the protein is encoded by the coding sequence ATGGAAAAAAGATCAATTCGAATGATCAAATGGTATCAAAAAAATATATCCGCTAATACCCCGCCTAGGTGCCGACATACGCCGACCTGTTCAACGTATGCGATTGGCTGTTACGAGCGTTTTAACTTCGTAAAAGCGACCTATTTAACCTCAAAAAGAGTATTAACTTGCAACCCATTATTTAAACCCAAATACGATCCAGTTCCAGAGAAAAAAACAAAGGTTCCACGTGCTAAATAG
- the fusA gene encoding elongation factor G, translated as MKVYETSQIRNIAILGHLGSGKTTIVESLLFASGQISQRGSIETRNTVSDHMEEEKIKLGSLSTSLIPVEWKGIKLNFLDVPGTEELDGEIKQTLSVVKGAVLVIDASKGVEVGTERLWKEIRKNHIPAVIFVNKMDKENVKFEDILEDIRVKLGKKAVPFCWPIGCEADFEGFVNVIEMKARIYDGNKCNDAEIWEEKRPKIEQIRELILESVAETSEELLEKFFGGEEITQDEISSGLKEGIYNGELTPLIVGSATKNIGIETMLNMLSEFLPQPDALKPLEGINPKTEEKVIRHTVDNEPFSGYVFKTIIDPFVGAINFVKINSGTLKTGIEIAVHDTGKQEKIGALFSLMGKTQIAVELAHAGDIVCVSKLDNIHTGYTISDPKAPIVYPVVEVLKPTIYVSINPKNKADEDKISNALQRLNIEDPTFEIVRNKETNQQLLGGLGMTHINFVLDRIKTVFKVDVQQEEPKVVYRETIKKKVEAEGKHKKQSGGAGQFGHVWIRFEPSTETFEFNEEVFGGAVPKNYFPAVEKGLLETFEHGPLAGFPVIFVKSTLYDGSYHPVDSNELSFKLAASLAFKEACKQAQPTILEPILKLYITVKDQFVGDVMGDMNKRRGRVLGMAQGDEGQIIEAEAPESEVLKYTIDLKAMTQGSGSFQREFARYEEVPHHLIDAIITKYKN; from the coding sequence ATGAAGGTTTATGAAACAAGCCAGATTAGAAACATTGCCATCCTAGGACATCTAGGCTCTGGAAAGACAACAATTGTTGAGTCGCTATTATTTGCAAGCGGTCAAATTAGTCAACGAGGTAGCATAGAAACAAGAAACACGGTATCAGATCATATGGAAGAAGAAAAGATAAAACTTGGGAGTTTATCAACTTCACTTATTCCAGTTGAATGGAAAGGCATTAAACTCAATTTCTTAGACGTTCCTGGGACAGAAGAGTTAGATGGAGAAATTAAGCAAACATTATCTGTAGTTAAGGGCGCTGTTCTAGTGATTGATGCCTCTAAAGGGGTTGAAGTTGGGACAGAAAGACTATGGAAAGAAATAAGAAAAAACCACATTCCTGCCGTTATTTTTGTCAATAAAATGGATAAAGAAAACGTTAAATTTGAAGACATTTTAGAAGATATTCGTGTCAAATTAGGTAAGAAGGCAGTGCCTTTCTGCTGGCCAATCGGATGCGAAGCGGATTTCGAAGGGTTCGTCAATGTCATCGAGATGAAAGCACGTATTTATGATGGCAATAAATGCAATGATGCTGAAATTTGGGAAGAAAAACGTCCGAAAATCGAGCAAATTAGAGAATTGATTTTAGAATCAGTAGCTGAAACCAGTGAAGAGTTACTTGAAAAATTCTTTGGTGGTGAAGAAATCACACAAGATGAAATATCTAGTGGACTAAAAGAGGGCATTTACAATGGTGAATTGACACCATTAATCGTTGGGTCTGCCACTAAGAATATTGGTATAGAAACAATGCTTAATATGTTAAGTGAGTTTTTACCACAACCTGACGCTTTAAAACCACTTGAAGGTATCAATCCTAAAACAGAAGAGAAAGTAATTAGACATACGGTTGATAACGAACCATTCTCAGGCTATGTCTTTAAAACCATCATTGACCCATTTGTTGGGGCAATCAACTTCGTTAAAATTAACTCAGGGACGTTAAAGACTGGCATCGAAATTGCTGTGCACGACACAGGTAAACAAGAGAAAATTGGGGCATTATTCAGTTTAATGGGTAAAACACAAATTGCCGTTGAACTCGCACACGCTGGTGACATCGTTTGTGTCTCAAAACTGGATAATATACACACAGGTTATACCATTTCAGATCCAAAAGCACCAATTGTCTACCCAGTCGTAGAAGTCTTAAAACCAACCATTTATGTCTCAATCAATCCTAAGAACAAGGCCGATGAAGATAAAATTTCAAACGCACTTCAACGACTAAATATCGAAGATCCTACCTTTGAAATTGTAAGAAATAAAGAAACAAACCAACAATTACTTGGTGGTTTGGGTATGACGCACATTAACTTTGTTTTAGACCGAATTAAAACCGTCTTTAAAGTGGATGTTCAACAAGAAGAACCAAAAGTTGTTTATCGAGAAACGATCAAAAAGAAAGTTGAAGCCGAAGGTAAACATAAAAAACAATCTGGTGGTGCTGGACAGTTTGGTCACGTTTGGATTCGCTTTGAACCAAGTACAGAAACGTTTGAATTTAATGAGGAAGTGTTTGGAGGCGCTGTGCCTAAGAACTATTTTCCTGCCGTTGAAAAAGGTTTATTAGAAACCTTTGAACATGGGCCGTTGGCTGGTTTTCCAGTCATCTTTGTAAAATCAACGTTATATGACGGGTCTTATCACCCAGTAGATTCAAACGAATTATCGTTTAAGTTAGCGGCATCACTTGCGTTTAAAGAAGCATGTAAACAAGCACAACCAACGATTTTAGAACCAATCTTGAAGCTTTATATCACCGTAAAAGACCAATTTGTTGGTGACGTTATGGGGGACATGAATAAGCGACGAGGTCGTGTGCTTGGTATGGCACAAGGCGATGAAGGTCAAATTATTGAGGCAGAAGCACCAGAATCTGAAGTGCTTAAATACACGATTGATCTAAAAGCGATGACACAAGGTAGTGGTTCATTCCAAAGAGAATTTGCTAGATACGAAGAAGTACCACATCATTTAATTGATGCGATTATCACAAAGTATAAAAACTAA
- a CDS encoding SLC13 family permease: protein MLAKIKSFFTKDKVFLISFVVALISMLFVLPNQSYLGYFKLEVLVVMFGLMIAVSALSEQNFFKVVATHMVRQFKSLKLVSLIIILTTFFLGMLVTNDAVLLTLVPFTIYVTKHTKQEKYTIIIVILQTLAANLGSALTPMGDPQNIYLYSKFDIPFMVFIKTMLPITLTGLVLIVTTTLILLPNHKIDLYTPNEKIKDYKILVAFTILMLSILCVVGVVDVIVTLLAVVLLTMIFFKHLFKKVDYHLLLTFTMFFIFTGNVSQINVVKEVVGALLISNTSTFIAGFFTSQVISNVPAAVLLSTFAQSSQALYLLQGVNVGAMGTIIGSLASLITYKFVINEYPNEFKRYLITYTIICVIYIVIITSVVFILK from the coding sequence ATGTTAGCAAAAATTAAATCATTTTTTACCAAGGATAAAGTCTTTTTAATTTCATTTGTTGTGGCATTGATTTCGATGCTTTTTGTTTTACCAAATCAATCGTATTTGGGGTATTTCAAGTTAGAGGTTTTAGTCGTTATGTTTGGTTTAATGATTGCCGTTAGCGCCCTGAGTGAACAAAACTTTTTTAAAGTCGTTGCCACTCATATGGTTAGACAATTTAAGAGTTTGAAATTGGTCTCTTTAATCATTATTCTAACCACGTTTTTCTTAGGAATGCTAGTGACAAACGACGCCGTGTTACTCACCTTGGTGCCCTTTACCATCTACGTAACAAAACACACGAAACAGGAAAAATATACCATCATTATCGTCATACTTCAAACACTAGCGGCTAACCTTGGAAGTGCATTAACCCCAATGGGTGATCCTCAAAACATCTATTTGTATTCGAAATTTGATATTCCATTTATGGTCTTTATTAAAACAATGTTACCAATTACCTTGACGGGTTTGGTTTTAATTGTGACAACCACATTAATTTTATTACCAAATCATAAAATTGATCTATACACACCAAATGAAAAAATCAAAGATTATAAAATTTTGGTGGCTTTTACAATCTTAATGCTATCGATTCTTTGCGTGGTTGGTGTTGTTGATGTGATTGTAACACTATTGGCAGTCGTTTTATTAACCATGATCTTCTTTAAACACTTGTTCAAGAAAGTTGACTATCATTTGTTACTTACGTTCACAATGTTTTTCATCTTTACCGGTAACGTATCTCAAATTAATGTGGTAAAAGAAGTGGTTGGTGCACTTCTTATCAGTAACACCTCAACGTTTATCGCCGGTTTTTTTACCTCACAAGTCATTTCTAATGTACCTGCAGCGGTATTGTTATCGACGTTTGCACAATCCAGTCAAGCGCTTTATCTACTTCAAGGGGTTAATGTTGGCGCGATGGGCACAATCATCGGTTCACTTGCTTCATTGATTACCTACAAATTCGTGATAAACGAATATCCAAACGAATTCAAACGTTATTTAATCACGTATACCATCATCTGTGTCATCTATATTGTGATTATTACGAGTGTTGTATTTATATTAAAGTAA
- the hpf gene encoding ribosome hibernation-promoting factor, HPF/YfiA family produces the protein MRYDIIGKNGFVPTDAIKSYATKRLAKVVSFFDESLITEVRVVCKVYKDHHKVEVTIPARGTVLRSEVSDPDMYTAIDKSVDKLTTQIRKHKDKLKKHLDKQGIGKVYSDDFDTEAIEKDVLASQLVKNKQIELKPMSVDSALVEMELSGHDFYVFLNEETMKVNVAYLREDGDYAVIETH, from the coding sequence ATGAGATATGATATCATTGGTAAGAATGGCTTTGTTCCTACAGATGCCATTAAGAGTTATGCAACAAAACGATTAGCAAAGGTTGTCTCCTTCTTTGACGAATCGCTGATTACAGAGGTACGAGTCGTTTGTAAGGTATACAAGGATCACCACAAAGTTGAGGTAACGATTCCAGCAAGAGGAACGGTACTAAGATCAGAGGTAAGCGATCCAGATATGTATACTGCAATTGACAAATCAGTCGATAAGTTAACGACTCAAATTAGAAAACACAAGGATAAACTCAAAAAACACCTTGATAAACAAGGGATTGGAAAAGTTTATTCGGATGACTTTGATACGGAAGCCATCGAAAAAGATGTCTTAGCTAGTCAATTAGTTAAGAATAAACAAATTGAACTTAAGCCGATGTCGGTGGATAGTGCATTAGTTGAAATGGAATTATCAGGGCATGATTTCTATGTATTCCTAAATGAAGAGACAATGAAAGTCAATGTTGCCTATTTAAGAGAAGACGGCGATTACGCAGTCATTGAAACGCATTAA
- a CDS encoding DUF975 family protein: MPSASIIRARAREALKDNFLNVLLIIILVSLAIGVSSFLSLIVAGPLMVGLQFYLLNVVRRNDPRFEDLFHGFQNGFATSVIAYLLKILYVFLFTLLLIIPGIIKAYQYALVEFVIADDPSLTASEALEKSNEMMRGNKLRLFFLQLSFIGWYILCIITFGIALIYVIPYYYTAVVAFYQDLKSESTPTITTNDYE, encoded by the coding sequence ATGCCAAGTGCATCCATTATTAGAGCAAGAGCAAGAGAAGCTCTAAAAGACAATTTTTTAAACGTTTTATTGATCATAATCTTAGTTAGTCTTGCCATCGGGGTATCAAGTTTTCTTTCACTGATTGTTGCAGGACCACTCATGGTTGGATTACAGTTTTATCTTTTAAACGTCGTTAGACGAAATGATCCACGATTTGAAGATCTTTTTCATGGATTTCAAAATGGGTTTGCGACATCCGTTATTGCCTATTTGTTAAAGATTTTATACGTCTTCTTATTTACTTTACTTCTTATTATTCCGGGAATCATCAAAGCTTATCAATACGCTCTTGTTGAGTTTGTGATTGCTGATGACCCATCACTTACTGCCTCAGAGGCACTAGAAAAGAGTAATGAAATGATGCGTGGTAATAAGTTGAGACTATTCTTCTTACAACTATCGTTTATTGGTTGGTACATCCTTTGTATTATTACCTTTGGTATCGCATTAATCTATGTCATCCCGTATTACTACACTGCGGTTGTTGCTTTTTACCAAGACTTAAAAAGTGAGTCCACACCGACCATCACAACAAACGATTACGAATAA
- a CDS encoding superoxide dismutase: MKYELPKLGYAYDALEPNIDARTMEIHYTKHHNAYVTNLNAALEKHPELTTSLEAMLADYNLIPEDIRGAVRNNGGGHFNHSLFWEILTPGGAKAPKGALLDQINKDFGSFEQFRAQFETAAKTRFGSGWAWLVKTPKGLVVTSTPNQDVPLAEGTPILGLDVWEHAYYLNYQNRRPDYVSAFFNVINWDVVEAKFQK; this comes from the coding sequence ATGAAATATGAATTACCAAAATTAGGTTATGCTTATGACGCATTAGAACCAAACATCGACGCTAGAACAATGGAAATCCATTACACAAAACACCACAATGCTTACGTGACTAACTTAAACGCAGCATTAGAAAAACACCCAGAATTAACAACTTCACTAGAAGCAATGTTAGCTGATTATAACTTGATCCCTGAAGACATTAGAGGTGCCGTTAGAAACAATGGTGGCGGCCATTTTAATCACTCATTATTCTGGGAAATCTTAACCCCAGGTGGCGCAAAAGCACCTAAAGGCGCATTACTTGATCAAATCAATAAAGACTTTGGATCATTTGAGCAATTTAGAGCACAATTCGAAACGGCTGCAAAAACTCGTTTCGGTAGTGGTTGGGCATGGTTAGTAAAAACACCTAAAGGATTAGTTGTGACTTCAACACCAAACCAAGACGTTCCACTTGCTGAAGGAACTCCAATTTTAGGCTTAGACGTATGGGAACATGCTTACTACCTAAATTACCAAAACAGACGTCCTGACTACGTTAGTGCATTCTTCAATGTTATTAACTGGGACGTTGTTGAAGCTAAATTCCAAAAATAA
- a CDS encoding TrkH family potassium uptake protein, giving the protein MNLYLSIKKILFKTPARTIFTIYFMFALVAGFILWLPISQKDGVSISYIDALFISISALASAGLSPIPLYDTFNLFGGIVTLLIIQIGGLGIVLLVASYWVISGKKIGLRERSIIAAEQNQFTVKGIIRLISNALIAILVIQIIYLVVMTFYLYVKQPFDLTFGGAFFHAAFLAASSFANAGFEMFPTLSSFVVFQEKGMYFPQYASMVLIFFGGVGFWPLAEITLYFKSIFKKKRYKISYISKLLMFLHLLILVITIMIYTGLEFNNTLRFMSMPEAITDVLFMSTSVRSAGFTNTSNLAWSESTKLFMSVLMFIGAAPNSSGGGVRMTTIILLFSTLLSYGRHKKQVKVFKKAIKEAAVKRALIVFSMGILLVFVSTFLVSIAEPSKKIMDVAFEVSSAFGTVGLTLNFTSTISNFTKVILMINMFVGRIGILTLLEVLDNKKTANVVTYAEIDMMVG; this is encoded by the coding sequence ATGAATTTATACTTATCAATAAAAAAAATCTTATTTAAAACACCTGCTCGGACAATATTTACTATTTATTTTATGTTCGCACTAGTGGCAGGGTTTATTCTTTGGTTACCGATCTCGCAAAAAGATGGGGTTTCAATTTCTTATATTGATGCGTTATTTATTTCAATTTCTGCGCTTGCATCAGCAGGGTTATCACCGATTCCGCTTTATGATACGTTTAATCTTTTTGGGGGTATTGTCACCTTACTGATCATTCAAATCGGCGGATTAGGTATCGTCCTTTTGGTTGCGAGCTACTGGGTGATATCTGGTAAAAAGATTGGTTTAAGAGAGCGTAGTATCATTGCGGCTGAACAAAATCAATTTACCGTCAAAGGCATTATTAGATTAATTAGTAATGCGTTAATTGCGATACTCGTGATACAAATCATTTATTTAGTCGTCATGACTTTTTATTTATATGTAAAACAACCATTTGATTTGACCTTTGGTGGGGCATTTTTCCATGCGGCATTTTTGGCAGCAAGTTCGTTTGCCAATGCGGGTTTTGAGATGTTTCCTACCTTAAGTAGTTTTGTAGTCTTCCAAGAAAAAGGCATGTATTTTCCGCAATATGCTTCAATGGTACTCATCTTTTTTGGTGGGGTAGGGTTTTGGCCACTAGCTGAAATTACGCTATATTTTAAATCTATTTTCAAGAAAAAACGATATAAAATATCCTACATATCCAAGCTATTGATGTTTCTTCACTTATTAATTTTGGTGATTACAATCATGATCTACACTGGACTTGAATTTAATAATACACTCAGATTCATGAGCATGCCAGAAGCAATCACAGATGTGCTATTCATGTCAACTTCGGTCAGAAGTGCGGGCTTTACAAATACGTCTAACCTAGCGTGGAGTGAATCAACAAAACTCTTTATGAGTGTCTTAATGTTTATCGGTGCAGCACCAAACTCCTCAGGTGGTGGTGTGCGCATGACCACAATCATCTTGTTGTTTAGTACACTCTTAAGTTACGGTAGACACAAAAAACAAGTTAAAGTCTTTAAAAAAGCGATCAAAGAAGCGGCAGTTAAGCGGGCATTAATCGTATTTTCTATGGGGATTTTACTCGTCTTTGTCTCAACCTTCTTAGTTTCAATTGCAGAACCGAGTAAAAAGATCATGGATGTCGCCTTTGAAGTAAGTAGTGCGTTTGGTACGGTAGGTTTGACGTTGAATTTTACCTCTACCATTAGTAATTTTACCAAAGTAATCTTAATGATCAATATGTTTGTTGGACGTATTGGTATTTTAACGCTTCTAGAAGTTCTAGACAATAAAAAAACCGCCAATGTCGTTACTTACGCAGAAATAGACATGATGGTCGGTTAA